In the Solibacillus sp. FSL K6-1523 genome, one interval contains:
- a CDS encoding threonine/serine exporter family protein — MNFEQNEMAMDCLLLAGRIMIESGAETYRVADTMQRMARSQNMMDAQSYVTPTGIIFSLGRTQPTRITSISTRVTDLHRIVLVNNVSRKLTSQMITLERAYDELKRIEKTNYFLPILLQVLAASIASSCFLFLYKGMLTDIPTAFVAGGVGLYIVTIIHKMTRVKFFSEFLAAVSVGVVASLSVHYGFGTEVDKIIIGSVMPLVPGLLITNAVRDLMAGHFIAGMAKGAEAFLTAFAIGSGIALVLSF, encoded by the coding sequence ATGAATTTTGAACAGAATGAAATGGCGATGGATTGTTTGTTATTAGCAGGTCGCATCATGATAGAAAGTGGAGCGGAAACGTATCGTGTTGCAGATACGATGCAAAGAATGGCTCGTTCACAAAATATGATGGATGCACAAAGTTATGTAACGCCAACTGGTATTATTTTTTCACTAGGGAGAACGCAACCTACACGAATTACATCGATTTCAACAAGAGTTACAGATTTACATCGGATTGTCCTTGTGAATAATGTATCTCGAAAGCTTACATCTCAAATGATAACACTAGAGCGAGCTTATGACGAGTTAAAGCGGATAGAAAAAACGAATTATTTTTTACCAATTTTACTACAAGTTTTAGCTGCTAGCATTGCGAGTAGTTGCTTCTTGTTCTTATATAAAGGAATGCTCACCGATATCCCGACAGCTTTTGTCGCAGGAGGGGTCGGTTTATATATTGTTACGATTATTCACAAAATGACGCGTGTTAAATTTTTCTCGGAATTTTTAGCAGCGGTTAGTGTCGGTGTGGTCGCCTCGCTTTCTGTCCATTATGGTTTTGGTACAGAAGTGGATAAAATTATTATAGGGTCGGTAATGCCATTAGTGCCAGGATTACTCATTACCAACGCTGTGCGAGATTTAATGGCCGGGCATTTTATTGCAGGGATGGCAAAGGGCGCAGAAGCTTTTTTAACGGCATTTGCGATTGGTTCAGGTATTGCACTTGTACTATCCTTTTAA
- a CDS encoding threonine/serine exporter family protein, giving the protein METIILQALVSFIATACFGVIFNAPTKVIPACGFVGAVGWTIYYFVTEWGLDDVRSSFIGAFVVSLVAHFFARKFRMPMIIFSVSGIIPLVPGGIAYNAMRNFMELDYIMGLQNGIRAFMISGAIAMGLVFAEVIVQILLGMMSKGKTSIQSFMKVKK; this is encoded by the coding sequence ATGGAAACGATTATTTTACAGGCTTTGGTTAGTTTTATTGCGACTGCTTGCTTCGGCGTCATTTTCAATGCGCCAACGAAGGTAATTCCTGCCTGTGGATTTGTTGGGGCGGTTGGTTGGACTATTTATTATTTCGTGACAGAGTGGGGCTTAGATGATGTTCGGTCCTCCTTTATTGGGGCATTTGTCGTTTCGCTCGTTGCCCACTTTTTTGCACGTAAATTTCGCATGCCGATGATTATTTTTAGTGTTTCAGGTATTATTCCATTAGTACCAGGTGGCATTGCGTATAATGCGATGCGTAACTTCATGGAGCTTGATTATATTATGGGGTTACAAAATGGGATCCGTGCATTTATGATTTCAGGGGCGATTGCGATGGGACTTGTATTTGCCGAAGTTATTGTGCAAATTTTACTAGGCATGA